In Chitinophaga sp. HK235, a single window of DNA contains:
- a CDS encoding PepSY domain-containing protein: MKNKQKKKNGRSLFYRISAWLHLWLGLISGIVLIIVCLTGCIWVFNEEITGWLEPKTVIAKQDRPVIQPSKILEVASREYPDKQAAYAIYREGKVVEVNVGARRSGSTLKLNPYTGEVISKVTRQEGDVDFFRWILNGHRFLWMPYKIGRPIVNYSTLIFVITLVTGMVLWWPKKWNKTTREQSFKIKWGASFKRVNYDLHNVLGFYALLVLFAIGVTGMVWGLEWWSNGLYWATSGGRSLPAYTEMKSDSTQSAHNKFTMAESMDMVWQRVTSSNPRSTGFYMSFPDTAKAASVITINVYPSKGQYYNNVRYVFDRHTLEELKEDNVYAARFEEAGFGTKLRRMNYDIHVGSILGLPGKFMAFFASLIGATLPVTGFLIWWGRKKKKPQQTYAKKTAAKAAIE, translated from the coding sequence ATGAAAAATAAGCAGAAAAAGAAAAACGGACGGTCTTTGTTTTACCGTATCTCGGCCTGGCTGCATTTGTGGCTGGGGCTTATTTCAGGTATCGTCCTGATCATCGTTTGCCTGACAGGTTGTATCTGGGTGTTTAATGAAGAAATCACCGGTTGGCTGGAACCTAAAACCGTCATCGCCAAACAGGACAGGCCGGTAATTCAACCCTCTAAAATACTGGAGGTTGCTTCACGGGAATATCCTGACAAACAAGCGGCTTATGCGATCTATCGTGAAGGCAAGGTGGTGGAAGTGAATGTAGGAGCGCGACGCAGCGGTTCCACCCTCAAGCTGAATCCCTACACCGGCGAGGTAATCAGTAAAGTCACCCGCCAGGAAGGAGACGTGGACTTTTTCCGCTGGATACTGAACGGACACCGGTTTCTCTGGATGCCCTATAAGATCGGCAGGCCCATCGTGAACTACAGCACACTGATATTTGTGATCACGCTGGTAACCGGTATGGTGCTGTGGTGGCCGAAGAAATGGAATAAAACCACCAGGGAACAGAGCTTTAAAATCAAGTGGGGCGCCAGTTTCAAGCGGGTCAACTACGACCTGCACAATGTGCTGGGATTTTATGCGCTGCTTGTATTATTTGCTATAGGCGTTACCGGTATGGTATGGGGGCTGGAATGGTGGAGCAATGGATTGTATTGGGCTACCTCGGGAGGCCGGTCTCTGCCTGCTTATACAGAGATGAAATCTGATTCTACGCAGTCGGCGCATAATAAATTCACGATGGCGGAGTCGATGGATATGGTATGGCAGCGGGTAACGAGCAGTAATCCACGTTCCACGGGTTTTTATATGAGTTTTCCGGATACGGCCAAAGCGGCATCGGTGATCACCATCAACGTATATCCGAGTAAAGGTCAGTATTACAACAATGTGCGCTATGTATTTGACCGGCATACGCTGGAGGAGCTGAAAGAAGACAACGTATATGCGGCACGGTTTGAAGAAGCCGGTTTTGGTACCAAACTGCGACGCATGAACTATGATATCCATGTGGGCAGTATCCTGGGGCTGCCGGGCAAGTTCATGGCTTTTTTCGCCAGCCTTATTGGCGCTACCTTACCTGTGACGGGTTTCCTGATATGGTGGGGACGGAAGAAGAAAAAGCCACAGCAGACCTATGCTAAAAAGACAGCCGCCAAAGCGGCCATTGAATAG
- a CDS encoding DUF4374 domain-containing protein → MKKISRLLFLAASITLGMSSCDKENTLSTEDFQEYEPKGLTKYIITATPVGTTGIADYLLTADDISSGSVSTSGNGKEQDGSYRYYLTHKGRFFSLLYGQGNPGDVTTYRLTQAGKLVLTRFFQAETVQVLTKVNDELLLMKVPRSGNENASCYRIDALKSSVNGEKQINIVKLAANGERAHFTWATQVGNKVFAPYMSIKGCCGDAFGTAYPDSSWIAVFSYPDLNLEKVIRDNRTSFIGNYFNNGLAVTENGDVYAYSPAAAKNSSKPTSQNPSAIIKVPHGTTEFDQTYFFNVQEKSGGHHIASQLYLGNNKMLLMLYDTPGALSGKLKMAMVDVVNQSFEWMKGAPQEIISTSAPYNNNTLSDDGKTGYIGLNTPSGNWIYKIDMVTATATRGLKVEGGTITSITKMIY, encoded by the coding sequence ATGAAGAAGATCAGCAGACTTTTATTCCTTGCAGCCAGTATTACTTTGGGAATGTCTTCCTGCGATAAGGAGAACACACTGAGCACGGAAGATTTCCAGGAATACGAACCCAAAGGATTGACAAAATATATTATAACGGCTACGCCTGTAGGAACAACCGGTATTGCCGACTATCTGCTCACTGCAGATGATATCAGCAGTGGATCTGTTTCTACCAGTGGTAATGGTAAAGAACAGGATGGGTCTTATCGTTATTATCTCACCCATAAAGGAAGGTTCTTCAGCCTTTTATACGGACAGGGCAATCCCGGGGATGTGACGACCTATCGTCTTACCCAGGCTGGCAAACTGGTGCTGACCCGGTTTTTCCAGGCAGAGACCGTGCAGGTACTCACCAAGGTTAATGATGAACTGCTGCTGATGAAAGTGCCCCGCAGCGGTAATGAGAATGCATCCTGCTATCGTATCGATGCCCTGAAATCGAGCGTGAACGGCGAAAAACAGATCAACATTGTGAAACTGGCCGCCAATGGAGAACGGGCGCATTTTACCTGGGCCACGCAGGTAGGCAATAAAGTATTTGCACCGTATATGAGTATCAAAGGTTGCTGTGGCGATGCTTTTGGTACCGCCTACCCCGATAGCAGCTGGATCGCTGTCTTCTCTTATCCGGACCTGAACCTGGAGAAAGTGATCCGCGACAACAGGACCAGCTTTATCGGCAACTATTTTAACAACGGGCTGGCTGTCACAGAAAACGGAGATGTATACGCTTATTCTCCGGCAGCTGCTAAAAACAGTTCCAAACCTACTTCCCAAAATCCGTCTGCTATTATCAAAGTACCACATGGCACTACTGAATTCGATCAAACCTATTTCTTTAATGTGCAGGAAAAATCCGGTGGACATCATATTGCATCACAGCTGTACCTGGGTAATAATAAAATGTTGCTGATGTTGTATGATACACCCGGGGCATTAAGCGGTAAGCTGAAAATGGCCATGGTAGATGTTGTCAACCAGTCATTTGAATGGATGAAGGGCGCTCCGCAGGAAATCATCAGCACTTCTGCCCCTTATAACAACAACACTTTATCAGATGATGGCAAAACCGGATATATCGGTTTGAACACACCTTCGGGCAACTGGATTTACAAGATTGATATGGTAACGGCAACGGCTACACGTGGATTAAAAGTAGAAGGCGGCACCATCACTTCCATCACCAAAATGATCTACTAA
- a CDS encoding TonB-dependent receptor — protein sequence MHIKKILLTGILSILSLFLYAQSSISGQLKDASGTPVPGASLKLQHSAAYAITNDEGFYHFKNIHPGKHILLISAVGYKSQQQVFTLKAGEQLKLNVSLQTAISEINTVSVIGRTASQEVNRQAFNVTAIDARKLYNSTLDLSHALDRVSGVRVRETGGLGSRMNFSLNGFIGKQVKFFLDGVPMDNFGSSFQLNNIPINLAERVEVYKGVVPIWLGADALGGAINIVTNNSRRTYVDASYSFGSFNTHRSALNAGYTAKSGFTIQLNAFQNYSDNNYKVWVNVADINTGDYYPKQHIRRFHDTYHNETVIANVGVVGKKYADKLLVGITLGQNYAEIQTGARMVSVFGDWHRRGSIVMPSLKYQVKDLFVKGLDFSLTGNYNFGYEQNIDTVYRRYNWFQQYKQYSGAGSERERSMYKFRNNNGLGTANLSYRLNDRHSFILNNVYNTFSRSGKDELFPNDEKYDQPKKVRKNILGLGYKFDYSEKWNTSVFVKNYSQKNKYSQSYNPSGNWGDVAYKNQETSFSKQGYGIASTYFIKPSLQIKGSYEKSYRLPETEELFGDLINLEGNVDLKPESSDNFNLGISYQTHIQEVHRFSFDGNVLYRNAKDFIRPMLNPNQTKQTNGNLADVTNLGFDGEIRYSYKQLFTAGVNMTYQNLRNNTRFEDGQKEQSPLYRDRIPNMPYLFGNADASLFFKNVLKKGNTLSLGYNLLYVHAYYLSWPSQGDEKLEIPRQFCQDVNLVYSLANGKYNVSVECKNLVDNRLYDNFTLQKPGRAFYAKVRYFFSK from the coding sequence ATGCACATAAAAAAGATATTACTGACAGGTATTTTGAGTATCCTATCCCTATTCCTATATGCGCAGAGCAGCATTAGCGGCCAGCTGAAAGATGCCTCCGGCACTCCGGTGCCGGGCGCTTCCCTTAAACTGCAGCATAGTGCGGCTTATGCCATCACCAACGACGAAGGTTTTTATCATTTTAAAAATATCCATCCCGGTAAACATATCCTGCTGATATCTGCCGTAGGCTATAAAAGCCAGCAACAGGTCTTTACCCTGAAAGCAGGAGAACAGCTGAAACTCAATGTCAGCCTGCAAACCGCCATCAGTGAAATTAATACTGTTTCCGTGATCGGCCGTACTGCCAGCCAGGAAGTAAACAGACAGGCTTTTAATGTGACAGCCATCGATGCCAGGAAATTATACAACTCCACACTCGACCTCTCACATGCACTGGACCGCGTTTCCGGCGTAAGGGTTCGTGAAACCGGCGGCCTCGGCTCCCGGATGAACTTCTCCCTCAACGGATTCATCGGCAAACAGGTGAAGTTTTTCCTGGACGGCGTGCCCATGGATAATTTCGGCTCTTCTTTCCAGCTCAATAATATTCCCATCAACCTCGCTGAAAGAGTAGAAGTGTATAAAGGCGTAGTGCCCATCTGGCTGGGCGCTGATGCACTCGGCGGTGCTATCAATATCGTCACCAACAACAGCCGTCGCACGTATGTAGACGCATCGTATTCCTTCGGCTCCTTTAATACACACCGCTCTGCCCTGAATGCCGGTTATACTGCCAAATCCGGCTTTACCATTCAGCTGAACGCTTTTCAGAATTACTCCGACAACAACTATAAAGTATGGGTGAATGTAGCCGATATCAATACCGGTGATTATTATCCCAAACAACATATCCGGCGTTTCCATGATACCTATCATAATGAAACGGTGATTGCCAATGTAGGTGTAGTAGGAAAAAAGTATGCAGATAAGCTGCTGGTGGGCATCACCCTGGGCCAGAACTATGCAGAAATACAGACCGGCGCCCGTATGGTTAGCGTTTTCGGTGACTGGCACCGCAGAGGCAGCATCGTAATGCCCAGCCTGAAATACCAGGTGAAAGACCTGTTTGTGAAAGGACTGGATTTCAGTCTCACCGGTAACTACAACTTCGGCTACGAACAAAATATTGATACGGTATACCGTCGCTACAACTGGTTTCAGCAGTATAAACAATATTCCGGCGCCGGCAGTGAAAGAGAACGCTCCATGTACAAATTCCGTAACAACAATGGCCTTGGTACCGCCAACCTCAGCTACCGCCTCAATGACAGGCATTCCTTTATCCTGAACAATGTATACAATACGTTTAGCCGTTCGGGTAAGGATGAGCTGTTCCCCAATGATGAAAAATATGATCAGCCTAAAAAAGTAAGAAAAAACATCCTGGGCCTCGGTTATAAATTTGATTACAGCGAAAAATGGAATACTTCTGTATTCGTCAAAAATTATTCTCAGAAGAATAAATATTCCCAAAGCTATAACCCCAGCGGTAACTGGGGCGATGTAGCCTACAAAAACCAGGAAACCAGCTTCAGCAAACAGGGCTACGGTATCGCCTCTACGTATTTTATCAAACCTTCATTGCAGATAAAAGGTTCCTATGAAAAAAGTTACCGCCTGCCGGAAACTGAAGAGCTGTTTGGTGATCTGATCAACCTGGAAGGTAATGTGGACCTGAAGCCGGAGAGCAGCGATAACTTCAACCTGGGCATCAGTTATCAGACACATATTCAGGAGGTACATCGTTTCAGCTTTGATGGTAATGTACTGTACCGCAACGCCAAAGACTTCATCCGGCCTATGTTGAACCCCAACCAGACTAAACAAACGAATGGCAACCTGGCAGATGTGACTAACCTGGGCTTTGACGGTGAAATCCGTTACTCCTACAAACAGCTGTTCACTGCCGGCGTTAACATGACCTATCAGAACCTGCGCAACAATACCCGCTTTGAAGACGGACAGAAAGAACAAAGTCCGTTGTACCGTGACCGTATTCCCAATATGCCTTATCTCTTTGGTAATGCCGATGCTTCCCTGTTCTTTAAGAATGTGTTGAAAAAAGGCAATACCCTCTCGCTGGGATATAACTTACTGTATGTGCATGCTTATTATCTGTCATGGCCCAGCCAGGGAGATGAGAAACTGGAGATCCCCCGGCAGTTCTGCCAGGATGTGAACCTGGTATACAGTCTGGCTAATGGAAAATACAACGTGTCAGTAGAATGCAAAAACCTGGTGGATAACAGGCTATACGACAACTTCACCCTGCAAAAGCCGGGAAGAGCCTTTTATGCCAAGGTGAGATATTTTTTCAGTAAATAA